TAGACGCGGTGGCCGAAGCCCATGATCTTGCGCTTCTCGGCGAGCGCGTCATCCAGCCAGGACTCGACCCGGGAGGCGTCCCCGATCTCCTCGAGGACGTGCAGCACGGCCTCGTTCGCGCCGCCGTGGAGCGGCCCCTTGAGCGCGCCGATCGCGCCGACGACCGCCGAGTAGAGGTCGCTCAGCGTGCTCGCGATGACGCGGCCCGTGAAGGTGGAGGCGTTGAAGGAGTGCTCGGCGTAGAGCACCATCGAGCGGCTGAAGGCGTCGACGACGATCGGGTCCGGCTCCTCCTCGAAGGTCAGCCAGAGGAAGTGGGCGGCGTAGTCGAGATCCTCGCGTGCGGCGACGGGCTCGAGGCCGCGGCGGCGGCGCTGCCCGTACGCGACGATCGCGGGGAGCGCGGCGAAGAGCTCGAGGCTCCGCGCGAGGTTCTCCTCGGGACTGCCGACCGCATCCATGACGTTCTGGCTGCCCGCGGTGCCGATCGCGCCGATGACGCTGACGGCCGTGCGGACGTCGTCCATGGGATGCGCGTCGAGCGGGACGAGGTCGATCGCGGCGCGCACGCGGTCGTCGAGGGCACGGTGCGCGCGCTCGACGCGGCGGAGCTCGGCGAGCTCGGCGTCGCTCGGCAGCTCGCCGTGCCAGAGCAGGTGCGCGACCGCCTCGACCGACTGCGTCGCGGCGAGCTCCTGCACGGGGTAGCCGCGGTAGAGCAGGGAGTTCGTCTCGGGGTCGACCTTCGAGACGCCCGTCGTGTCGGCGACGACCCCGACGAGGCCCTTCCTGATCTCGTGCTCGGCCATGCGCATCCTCTCGCTGGGTCCCGCCGCGGTCTGCGGTCAGGAGCTCCGGTTCGTCGACAGGTCGAAGGTGTAGACGCCCTCGTCGAACGCGGCGGTGCCGGCGTAGTCCACCAGCTCGTACAGTCTGGACCGCGTCTGCATCCCCGGCACCTCGGAGTTCAGCGAGCCCTCAGCATCGAGCACGTCGAGGGCGCGCTCGATCGCGCCGAAGGCGACCCGGAGCAGGGAGACGGGGAAGATCACGAGGTCGACCCCGACGTCCTCGAGCTGCTGCACCGTGAAGAGCTCGCTCTTGCCGAACTCGGTCATGTTCGCCAGGATCGGCACGTCGACGGCCGCCCGGATCGCGGCGAACTCCTCGAGCGACGCCATCGCCTCGGGGAAGACCGCATCCGCGCCGGCGTCCACGAGCCTCTTCGCCCGGTCGACGGCGGCGGCCATGCCCTCGACGCCGCGGATGTCGGTGCGGGCCATGATGACGAGGTCCGGGTCGCGGCGCGCGGCGGCGGCGGCGGCGATCCGCTTGAGGGCGGTCGACTCGTCGACGACCTGCTTGCCGTCGAGGTGGCCGCAGCGCTTCGGGTTGACCTGGTCCTCGAGGTGGAGGGCGGCGACGCCCGCGTCCTCGAGCACCTGCACCGTGCGGGCGACGTTGAGCGGCTCGCCGAAGCCGGTGTCGGCGTCGACGAGGGTCGGCAGCTCGGTCACGCGCGAGATCTGCCCCGCGCGCTGCGCGACCTCCGTGAGGGTCGTGAGCCCGACATCCGGCAGCCCCAGCTCGGCGGCCATGACGGCGCCCGAGATGTAGACGCCCTCGAAGCCCTTCTCTTCGATGAGGCTCGCGGAGAGCGGCGTGAAGGCGCCCGGCATGCGGACGATGCGGGGGCCGGCGAGCGCCTCGCGGAAGGCGCGGCGCTTCTCGGCGGGGGTGCGCTGGGCGTGCAGCATCAGAAGAGTCCCTTCGGCGGGGTGGGGAGCCCCTCGGCGGTGATGGTCAGGCCGGCGAGCTCCTCGGCGGTCAGCTCGGGGAGGCGCTGGGCGGTGTCGAGGAAGCGCGCGATCTCGGGCGCCGCGAGGACGCCGTCGGCGAGCTGCTCGAACTTGCGGACGTAGTCGGCGCGGGCGAAGGGCCGGGCGCCGAGCGGGTGGGCGTCGGCGACGGCGATCTCGTCGACGACGCGGCCGCCGTCGGCGAGCTCGATCTCGACGCGGCCGCCGAAGGCCTTCTCGGCCGGGTCGGTCGAGTGGTAGCGGCGGGTCCACTCGGCGTCCTCGGCCGTGGCGATCCTCCGCCACAGCTCGACGGTGTCGGGGCGGGCGGCGCGCTCGGGCGCGTAGGAGTCGGCGTGGTGCCAGGCGCCGTCCTGGAGGGCGACGGCGAAGATGTACGGGATCGAGTGGTCGAGCGTCTCGCGGGAGGCCGCCGGGTCGTACTTCTGCGGGTCGTTCGCGCCCGAGCCGATCACCGTGTGCGTGTGGTGGCTCGTGTGCAGCACGATCGACCGGACGGCGGCGGGGTCGCGGAGCTCGGGCCGCTCCCGGCCGAGCCGGCGGGCGAGGTCGATCCAGGCCTGCGCCTGGTACTCGGCCGAGTGCTCCTTCGTGTAGGTGTCGAGGATGCCGCGCTTGGGCTCGCCGCGCTCCGGCAGCGGCACCTCGTAGCGGCCTTCCGGCCCGTCGAGGAGCCACGCGATGACCCCGTCCTCGCCCTCGTAGATCGGGGTGGGGCTGGTCTGCCCGCGCATGGCGCGATCCACCGCCTCGACGGCCATCTTCCCGGCGAAGGCGGGCGCGTGGGCCTTCCAGGTGGAGATCTCGCCCTTGCGCGACTGGCGGGTCGCGGTCGTCGTGTGGAGCGCCTGCCCGATCGCCTGGAAGATCACGGCGGCGTCGAGGCCGAGGAGGGTGCCGATGCCGGCGGCGGCGCTCGGGCCGAGGTGCGCGACGTGGTCGATCTTGTGGCGGTGCAGGGAGATCGCCCGCACGAGGTCGACCTGGATCTCGTAGCCGGTCGCGATGCCGCGCACGAGGGCGCCGCCGTCTCGGCCCGCGTGCTGGGCGACGGCGAGGATCGCGGGGATGTTGTCGCCGGGGTGCGAGTACTCGGCGGCGAGGAAGGTGTCGTGGAAGTCGAGCTCGCGCACCGCGACCCCGTTCGCCCACGCCGCCCACTCGGGGCTGGTGCGCTCGTCGGCGCCCGTGCCGAGCCCGACGACGGTCGCGCCCGCGCCGCCCGTCGAGACGGGGTGGGAGGCCGCCTGTCCGCGCGCCGAGACGACGGGCGCCCGCCGGAGGGATGCGGCGGCGACCGCGGCGTTGTCGATGACCCGGTTGACGATCATGTCGAGCACCTCGGCCTCGACCTCGACGGGGTCGACGGCGAGCTCGGCGAGCTTCCAGGCGAGCTGCTCCTCGCGCGGGAGCGGCTCCTCGCTGCGGTAGGTGCGGACGGGGTGGTTCCTCATGGGGTCCTCCGGGGCTCGGGGTCGTCGTGGGGGAGCGTCGCGAGCGCGTGCTCGAGGCTGTGGTGCAGGTGGATGCGGACGGCGTCCGCGGCGAGCTGCGCGTCGCCGCGCGAGATGGCGTCGGCGATCGTGCGGTGCTCGTCGGCGGCGGCCGCGAGGCGGGCCGGGTGATCGCGGGCGGCGCGCCGGATCCTGGCGGCGTGGTGCCGGGCGGAGTCGAGGGCGGCCTGGAGCCGGGGGCTCGCGATGGCGCGGTCGATCTCGCGGTCGAGCTCGGCGGCGAGCTCGTAGGTGTCCTGCTGCTCGGATCCGGCCGGGTCGACCCGGATGGCGGCGAGGCGGGCGGCGAGCGCCTCGAAGACGGCGGGGTCGCCGCGGCGGGCGGCGAGGGATGCGGCGGCGGGCTCGAGCGCGCCGCGCAGCTCGTACGCGGCGGCGACGTCCTCCCGGCGCAGCGGCGCGACCTCGAGGCGCCGCGGGCCGACGGCGACGGCGAGCCCCTCGGCGGTCAGCCCGGCGAGGGCGGTGCGGACGGGGGTGCGCGACATCCGCAGCCGGTCGGCGAGCTCGATCTCGGCGAGCACGGCGCCCGGCGCGAGCCGCCCGGCGATGATCTCCCCGCGGAGGAGCGCGAGCGCGCGATCGCTCGCGCGCCGCTCGGAGACCGTCATGTATGCAAACGATACGCCGAAGGCCGCTTTCGGGCCAGATCTGCGACGTTCAGTGTGCGGTATGCATACACATCGGACACGATCACCACCCGCTGAGCGTGGTGAACGCAGAGCCCATCTGGTTGCCGAGCGCGATCTCGCCCGTGGAGTTGTAGTGGAGGTTGTCGCTCGCGACCGGGATGGCG
The Homoserinibacter sp. YIM 151385 DNA segment above includes these coding regions:
- a CDS encoding bifunctional 2-methylcitrate synthase/citrate synthase translates to MAEHEIRKGLVGVVADTTGVSKVDPETNSLLYRGYPVQELAATQSVEAVAHLLWHGELPSDAELAELRRVERAHRALDDRVRAAIDLVPLDAHPMDDVRTAVSVIGAIGTAGSQNVMDAVGSPEENLARSLELFAALPAIVAYGQRRRRGLEPVAAREDLDYAAHFLWLTFEEEPDPIVVDAFSRSMVLYAEHSFNASTFTGRVIASTLSDLYSAVVGAIGALKGPLHGGANEAVLHVLEEIGDASRVESWLDDALAEKRKIMGFGHRVYKRGDSRVPTMKAALDSLVEHYDRPDVAELTEALETAFVERKGIYPNLDYPSGPAYRLMGFDTATFTPLFVAARIVGWTAHIMEQQASNALIRPLSAYDGPAERHIEGYVPDAAEREAAERPEEAAGA
- the prpB gene encoding methylisocitrate lyase → MLHAQRTPAEKRRAFREALAGPRIVRMPGAFTPLSASLIEEKGFEGVYISGAVMAAELGLPDVGLTTLTEVAQRAGQISRVTELPTLVDADTGFGEPLNVARTVQVLEDAGVAALHLEDQVNPKRCGHLDGKQVVDESTALKRIAAAAAARRDPDLVIMARTDIRGVEGMAAAVDRAKRLVDAGADAVFPEAMASLEEFAAIRAAVDVPILANMTEFGKSELFTVQQLEDVGVDLVIFPVSLLRVAFGAIERALDVLDAEGSLNSEVPGMQTRSRLYELVDYAGTAAFDEGVYTFDLSTNRSS
- a CDS encoding MmgE/PrpD family protein; translated protein: MRNHPVRTYRSEEPLPREEQLAWKLAELAVDPVEVEAEVLDMIVNRVIDNAAVAAASLRRAPVVSARGQAASHPVSTGGAGATVVGLGTGADERTSPEWAAWANGVAVRELDFHDTFLAAEYSHPGDNIPAILAVAQHAGRDGGALVRGIATGYEIQVDLVRAISLHRHKIDHVAHLGPSAAAGIGTLLGLDAAVIFQAIGQALHTTTATRQSRKGEISTWKAHAPAFAGKMAVEAVDRAMRGQTSPTPIYEGEDGVIAWLLDGPEGRYEVPLPERGEPKRGILDTYTKEHSAEYQAQAWIDLARRLGRERPELRDPAAVRSIVLHTSHHTHTVIGSGANDPQKYDPAASRETLDHSIPYIFAVALQDGAWHHADSYAPERAARPDTVELWRRIATAEDAEWTRRYHSTDPAEKAFGGRVEIELADGGRVVDEIAVADAHPLGARPFARADYVRKFEQLADGVLAAPEIARFLDTAQRLPELTAEELAGLTITAEGLPTPPKGLF
- a CDS encoding GntR family transcriptional regulator, whose translation is MTVSERRASDRALALLRGEIIAGRLAPGAVLAEIELADRLRMSRTPVRTALAGLTAEGLAVAVGPRRLEVAPLRREDVAAAYELRGALEPAAASLAARRGDPAVFEALAARLAAIRVDPAGSEQQDTYELAAELDREIDRAIASPRLQAALDSARHHAARIRRAARDHPARLAAAADEHRTIADAISRGDAQLAADAVRIHLHHSLEHALATLPHDDPEPRRTP